From one Planococcus citri chromosome 3, ihPlaCitr1.1, whole genome shotgun sequence genomic stretch:
- the LOC135840772 gene encoding uncharacterized protein LOC135840772: MAFASVSLLAACVLGVFAIAHGNPIIAASTNEELSTQSNSYNEQSYTAVDNPYGPDYVSMDSSSGSSSSSNYEYDSNYLNTNGGLPLLSTGGSLIQQEQELQQEASSYSQQQLNNYSTLGGNTVQQFSASSQQQMEQAQQQSTSFVSY; the protein is encoded by the coding sequence GGAGTCTTCGCCATCGCCCACGGAAACCCAATCATCGCAGCATCCACAAACGAAGAATTGTCCACCCAATCTAATTCATACAACGAACAATCTTACACCGCTGTCGACAACCCATACGGACCAGACTACGTATCCATGGACAGCAGCTCGGGCTCATCATCGTCATCCAACTACGAATACGACAGCAACTACTTGAATACCAACGGTGGTCTTCCTCTTCTCTCCACCGGTGGAAGCTTGATCCAACAAGAACAAGAACTCCAACAGGAAGCTAGCTCATACAGTCAACAACAACTCAACAACTACTCTACCCTCGGTGGAAATACCGTCCAACAATTCTCAGCCAGTTCTCAACAACAAATGGAACAAGCTCAACAACAATCCACTTCGTTCGTCAGTTACTAA
- the Gpa2 gene encoding thyrostimulin alpha-2 subunit, whose translation MARKVHKVISLLTIIIISIIRSHRAETWEKPGCHKIGHTRKISIPDCVEFRITTNACRGYCESWAITSTDESLPFNRGQSITSIGQCCNIIDTEDITVHVLCLDGLRELTFKSAISCSCHHCKKQ comes from the exons ATGGCTAGAAAAGTGCACAAGGTTATCAGCCTTTtaaccatcatcatcatctcaaTAATACGATCTCATCGAGCAGAAACTTGGGAGAAGCCAGGATGCCATAAAATAG GTCATACGAGAAAAATCAGCATTCCAGACTGCGTTGAATTTCGTATAACGACAAATGCTTGCCGAGGATATTGCGAATCTTGGGCGATCACATCGACAGACGAAAGCCTGCCTTTCAATCGCGGTCAAAGTATCACCAGTATTGGCCAATGTTGTAATATAATTGATACCGAAGAC ataacaGTCCACGTTTTGTGTTTGGACGGTCTTCGGGAGTTGACTTTTAAATCAGCTATCAGTTGTTCGTGTCATCACTGTAAAAAGCAGTAA